The window TGCCGTAGGTGAGCACACCGCCGGCCTCGTGCAGCGCCTCGAAGATCGTGACGCTGTACCCCAGTAGCGCCATGTCGCTGGCCACGGTGATCCCCGCCGGACCGGAACCGACCACCGCGATCTTCTTGCCGTTAGGGCTCGCCATCGCAGGCTTCTCGATGGCCCCGCTCGCGGCTTCCCAGTCGGCAAGGAAGCGCTCCAACCGCCCGATGGCCACCGGCTCGTGCTTCTTGCCGAGGACGCAGAACTTCTCACACTGCTCCTCCTGCGGACAGACACGGCCGCACACGGCGGGCAGGGCGTTTCTCTCCTTCAGCTTCTTGATCCCCGCGCTGAAGTCGTCGCTGACGACGCACTGGACGAATCCGGGGATGTCGATGTTGACCGGGCAGCCGTTCACGCAGTGGGGCTTCTTGCAGCCGAGGCAACGGGAGGCTTCCTCCTTGGCCTGTTCCGGCGTGTAGCCGAGCGCCACCTCGTCGAAGTTCCTGACCCTCTCGAAGGGTTCCTGTTTCGGCATGGGCGTCTTCCTGGACTCGATTCTCTTCGCCACGCTTGGACCTCCTTCGCACCCTAGAAGTGCGAAGCGCATCCGCTGCGCCGCAGCGGCTGGACCTCCTCGGGGTTGTAGGTCTTCCTCCGTTTCAGGAACTCCTCCCAGTCCACTTCGTGCCCGTCGAAGTCGGGCCCGTCGACGCAGGCGAACTTCATCCTCCCCGCGACGGTGAGGCGGCAGACGCCGCACATGCCGGTGCCGTCGATCATGATCGGATTCATGTTGACGATCGTCTTGGTTCCGAGTTCGCGAGTCACGTTCGACGTCTTCATCATCAGGAAGGTGCATCCGTTGACGATGATCCGATCCGGCTGGATCCTCTCCAGCGCGAGGATCTCCGGCAGGCGAGTGATGTGCCCTCGATAGCCGGCGGAGCCGTCGCGGGTCAGCTCGATGAGCCGATCGCAGACCGGCCGGAACTTCTCCTGCCAGTACAGGAGGTACCGGCTCCGCGCTTCGAGGAGGACGTGCACCCTGCTTCCCGCC of the Candidatus Eisenbacteria bacterium genome contains:
- a CDS encoding sulfide/dihydroorotate dehydrogenase-like FAD/NAD-binding protein, which translates into the protein MYKVVVRRMIVPNIHELTVEAPQVTAAVRPGSFVILRPSETGERVPLTVADWDLEAGTVTSMFLQVGASTSRLARLKAGDTIPTYAGPLGRETEIGDFGTVLCVAGCYGIGSIYPIARALAEAGSRVHVLLEARSRYLLYWQEKFRPVCDRLIELTRDGSAGYRGHITRLPEILALERIQPDRIIVNGCTFLMMKTSNVTRELGTKTIVNMNPIMIDGTGMCGVCRLTVAGRMKFACVDGPDFDGHEVDWEEFLKRRKTYNPEEVQPLRRSGCASHF